From Deinococcus aquiradiocola:
GGCGCGCAGTTCGTCGATGTTGCCGTACGTGACGAAGGACACGTGTTCGTTGTCGACGGCGGCGCCGAAGGGTTCGCGGTACTTGGGTTCCCAGGTGAGCGCCAGGGCGCCGAGGGTGCGGCCGGAGAAGCCGCGCTTCATGCTGACGAAGCGGGTGCGGCCGGTGGCGGTGATGGCGAATTTCCTGGCGGCTTCCATCGCCTCGGTGCCGCTGTTGCACAGGAAGACGCGGTCGAGGCCCTGCGGGAGGACGCTGACGAGTTCGGTGAGGAATTCGGCGCGTTTGTCGTTGGGGAGCGTCTGCGGCATGACGATGAGGTTGCCGGCCTGTTCGCGGATGGCGGCGACCACGTCGGGGTTGCTGTGGCCGACGTTGGCGACGCCGTAGCCGCCGACGCAGTCGATGTATTCGCGGCCGGTGCTGTCCCAGACGGTGGCGCCTTCGGCGCGGGTCATGACGACCTGGTGCTTGTGGTAGACGCCGCTGTCGTAGCGCTGTTCGTCGGCCAGCCAGTCCTGCTGGGGGTGATCGGTGACGGTCATGTTGCCTCCTTGGGCCCGGGTGGGGCTGTGCGTTCAGTGTAGGTGGGGCGGGGCGGGCAGAGTGTCGGTCAGGAACACCTGTGGCCGTGCGGGTGGGGTGCGGGGGGGGGGCCGCCGTGACGCACAGTATGCGTTCGGAAGTTAAACGTGTCAAATACTTTACGTTTGATACCAGCTGCGGTCCACCCGGATCGCGTCCACACGTCCCACGGGATGCGACCGGAGTCCGGGTCAGCGCCGGTCGTGCATCGCGGCCCGCGCCGCCAGGAAGCCCGCCATGCCGTGCACCCCGCCGCCCGGCGGCGTACTCGCGCTGCACAGGTACACGCCCCGCAGCGGCGTCCGGTACGGCACGGCACTCAGCACCGGCCGCGCCAGCACCTGCCACAGCGTGTTCGCGCCGCCCCCCACGTCCCCGCCCCGCAGGTTCGGATTCCAGCCCTGCAGGGCCGCAGGCGTACTCACGTGCCGCGCCAGCACCCGCGACGCGAAGCCCGGCGCGAAGCGCTCCAGCTGCCCCTCCAGCTCCGCGAGCGCGTCTCCCTCGAACCCGTTCGGGACGTGCACGTACGCCCACAGCGTCTCCCCCGCCCCCGGCACGCGCGTCCGGTCGAACAGGCTCTGCTGCGCCACCAGCACGTACGGCCGCGCCGCCACCCGCCCCTCGTGCGGCGCGCGCTCCGCCAGCTCCAGCTCCTCCAGTGTGCCACCCAGGTGCACCGTCCCGGCCAGTGCCGTGCGCGGGTCCCGCCACGGCACCGGTCCCGACAGCGCGTAATCCACCTTGAATGCCCCCGGTCCCGGCCGGAAGCGCGCCAGTTTCGCCGCCACGGCGCCCGGCAGCGCGTCGCCCGCGAGCCGCACGAAGCCCGGCACGGACGTATCGAGCAGCACCGCGTCCACGTCCGGCAGGTCGCGCAGGTCCGTCACGGGCGCGTTCAGGCGGATCTCGCCGCCCAGCTCGGTGAACAGGCCCGCGAGCGCGTCCGCGAACGACTGCGCGCCCCCACGCGGGAACGGCCACCCGACCGCGTGCCCCGTCACGCCCAGCATCAACCCGAACGCCGACGTGCCCGGCACGGACAGCGGCAGGCCCGAATGCGCCGCCAGGCCCGCCAGCAGCGCCCGCGCCTGCGGCGTCCTGAACGCCGCGCGCGCCAGCGTCGACACGCCCGGCAGCGCCCGCAGCCCGAAGCGCGCGAGCGTCACCGGGTGCGCCGGGACGTGCAGCAGCGGCCGGAGCGTGTCGTCCAGCAGGCCGTGCCACCCGTCCACCAGGGGCCGCATCAGGCGCAGGTACGCGCCCTCGTCCGCGCCCAGGCCCGCCGCCGTCTCCTCCAGGCTGCGGTACATCAGGACCGCGCCGTCCTCCAGGGGGTGAGCGAGCGCGGCGGGCGGCTGCACCCACTCCAGCCCGAAGCGGGCGAGCGGCAGGGACCGCATGAACGGCGACGCCACCCCCAGCGGGTGAATGGCGCTCCCCACGTCATGCACGAAGCCCGGCAGCGTCAGCGCCTCACTGCCGAGCGCGCCGCCCACCCGGCCTGCCCCCTCGTGCAGCGTGACGCGCCATCCTGCGCGCGCGAGCGTGATTCCGGCCGCCAGACCGTTCGGTCCGGACCCCACAACGACAGCAGCAGGACGGGTTCGCATGCCGAATGATGACACGCCCCGCACCCGCACCTGCGAGGTAAGGAGCTGGCGGCTCGCTCTGCTCGGGGTGATGAACCAGTCATCACCCGCCAGCGACTTGTGCCAAGATCAGGCATGACCCGCCCGGACCCCGCCGCAGGCCCACCGTCCCCCGCCGCGCACCTGCGCGAACTGACTGGCGCGGACGTGGCGCGCGGGTACGCCGCCATGCACGCCCTGCGCGGTCACCGTCCGCCGCTCGCCACGCCGGACGCGTTCGTCCGCTGGGTCGGCACGCACCCGGAAGGGTACCGGCTGGTGGGTGCGTTTGTGGACGGCGACGCGGACGCGGCCGCCGTGATGGGTGTGCGCGTCATGACGCTGCTGTACGCGGGCCGCACCCTGTACGTCGACGACCTCAGCACCCGCCCCGAGTACCGTGGGCGCGGCCTGGCACGCGCCCTGCTGGACTGGGCGCAGGCGGAGGCGCGCGCGCTGGACTGCGAGGAACTGCACCTCGATTCGGGCGTGCAGCGGTTCCCGGCGCACCGGCTGTACCTGAAGTTCGGGTTCGACATCGGCGCGCACCACTTCTCCAAGGGGCTGACGTGAGCTACTACGACCCCGCCACGCGCTCCCCCACCCTGAGCCGCAGGCCCGGCAACCGCCGCGACGACGCGTGGACCGCGGCGCTGCTCTCACGCCTGCAGGTGTGCCGCGTCGCGACCCGCTGGGACGACTGGGCGTTCATCAACCCGACGACCTTCGTGTACCGGCCCGCCACGCACGACCTCATCTTTCATTCCAATCTGGCGGGCCGCCTGCGCGCCAACGCCGACCGCGCCCACGACCGCGACGAGCACGTGTGCTTCGAGGCGTCCGAGTTCGGCCGCCTGCTCCCGTCCAACCATCCGCTCGAACTGAGCATCCAGTACCGCTCCGTCATCGCGTTCGGGCCCGTCACGCTGCTGGACGGCGACGACGCCCGGCACGCCCTGACCGACCTGTGCGCCAGGATGTTCCCGCAGCTGCGGCCCGGCACCGACATGAAACCCATCAGCGACGACGACCTCGCCCGCACCAGCGTGTACCGCCTGCAGATCAGCGAGTGGAGCGGCAAGGAGAACTGGCCGGACGCGGCCGACCAGACGGACGAGTGGCCCGCCCTGTCCCCCCACCTGCTCCGCCCGGAGGACCCCACCCCATGACCCCACCCCCCACCCGACCGCAACCCGGCGACCACAGCGAATTCCACGCCCGCTACGTGAACCTCGTGCCCGAAACGGACGTGCTGGCCGCCATGCAGGCGCAGGCGCCCGTCACGCGCGCCGCCCTGCTGGCCTTCGCGGACCGGCCGGACCACGCCTACGCGCCCGGCAAGTGGACGGTCCGGCAGGTGCTGGGCCACATGACCGACACTGAACGCGTCTTCGGATACCGCGCCCTGTCGTTCGCGCGGGCCGACACCTCTCCCCTGCCCGGCTTCGAGCAGGACGACTGGATGGCGACCACCGACTTCGGCACGTACCGCCTGCCGGACCTGCTGACCGAATTCGAGACGGTACGTGCAGGCCACCTGTCGTGGCTGACCCACCTGCCGGACGCCGCCTGGGAGGGCCGGGGCGTGGCGAGCGGGCAGAGCGTCACCGTGCGCTCCCTCGCCTTCATGCTGCTCGGGCACGAGCGGGCACACCTGCAGATCCTGCAGGAACGCTACCGCTGAACGCTCAGCCGAACAGCGGCCCCAGGTCCGTCAGCACACCGCTCGGCTGAAGGTCCACGAAATGGTACCGCCCGAACAGGTCCGAGAAGCCCGCGGCGTCCAGCTCGCTGACCGTCCCGGACGGCCCCTGCGCCCGCACGTTCTCACCGCGCGCCGTCAACCGGTACACGCCCTTCATCTCACCGCCGAAGTACACCGTCGCCAGGAACTCCCGGCCCCCCTGACGCTGCAGCAGCGCCAGCACCTGCGCCGCCCCCAGCGCCCCCGGAGGCGGCGCGGGCAGCTTGTATTTCCGGGCAGAACGCACAGTCACAGGCCAGAGTGTAGCGGGTTCGCTCCTCACCTCCGCCAGATGACCGATGCGGCCCCGCACCTGCCACCGCTACGCTGCGGGCATGCCGGAACTGGAAGTGGGCGAATCCATCGGCTGGAACCATGGAGAGGCGCAGGTGTATGCCGCCCGCTGGCAGGGGCGCAAGGCCGTGCTCAAGCGGCACCGGGAGCTGAGAAAACACGCCAGGGAGCGGTACGGGTACGCGGTCTGGGCACACACCGGGCTGCTTCCGGAGCTGCTCCAGACCGACGCTGAGCGACTGGAACTGGTGCTGGAGCGGGTTCCGGCTGCTTTGGCCCTCGGTCAGCCGCAGACCGAGGCAATGTACCGGGCGGCGGGCGTGGCCCTGAGGCGGCTGCACGACGCGGCCCCGCGCGGCCTGATCTTCGACGACGGGCGCGGCGACCTGCAGAACCTGATGGACCGCTACCTTCCGCGTGCAGAAGGCGTGCTGCCGGACGCGCAGATCCGGGAGGTGGCACGGCAGGCGCGTGAGCTGCTGCGCGGCTCCTTTCCCGGCGTGGTGCTGCGGCACGCCGACTACACCGCACGCAACTGGCTGTGGGACGGCACCCGGCTGACCGTCATCGACACCGAGATGGCCCGCCCCGGCCCCGCCGTGCTGGACGTGGCGAAGATGATCAACGACCTGAGCGTGCAGGAGAACGGCGAGGCCCTGCTGCAAGCCTTCCAGCACGGCTACGGACGCGAGTGGACGCCGGACGAAGCGCAGTTTCTGGCAGCTGTGCGGTCCCTCGACGCGCTGATCCTGGCGGTCTGGTGCCACCGGCACGACGACCTGGACGGCTTCGAGAAGATGCGCGCCATTCTGCTTCGCCTCGTATCAGCCTGTTAGCTCACCACCGTGCCTGCTCCGCCGAGCGCGGCGCTGACCGGCTGTCCGGCGCGGGCGTCTCCGAAGATGACGCGTTTCACGCCGCCCGCGACGGCTTCGGCCGCGCCGAGCACTTTTTTCTTCATGCGGTCCTGCGCGAACTCCAGGTACTGTTCCACGTCGGCGGCGGGGATGTGCGTGATGAGGCTGCTCTCGTCGGGGTAGTTGCGCAGGAGGCCCGGCACGTTGCTGAGGAGCAGGAGGGCGTCGGCGTGCATGGCGACGGCGAGGGCGGCGGCGGCGCGGTCCCCGTCGACGTTGATGGCGACGCCGTCGTAGCTGCTGGCGGGCGGCGTGAGGACGGGCAGGTAGCCCGCGCCGAGCAGCAGGTCGATGAGGGCGGTGTTGACGCGTTCGACGGTGCCGGTGTGGTCGCCGCGCAGGACCTTGGTCTTGCCGTTCTCGACGATGCGGACGCTGTCCTTGTGGCGGCCCTCGAAGATGCGGCCGTCGAGGCCGGACAGGCCGACGGCGTTCACGCCGAGGCGCTGGAGGCGTTCGACGATGCCTTTGTTCATCTTGCCGCAGTAGACCATCTCGAAGATTTCGAGGGTTTCACGGTCGGTGAAGCGGCTGGTGTAGCCGCTGGGGCTGGTGACGAAGCGCGGGGGGTGACCGAGCGCTTCGGCGACGCGGTTGGTTTCGCCGCTGCCGCCGTGGACGAGGACGAGGCGCTGCCCGGCCTTCCAGAGGGCGGCGATGTCGGCGCAGACGGCGTCGTAGTCGATGCCGGCGCTGCCGCCGACTTTGATGATGGTGGGGTGGGTGGCGGTGGGGGCGGCCTGGGTCATACCGGAAGGATATCACACGGAAACTATTACAGCGTTTTGTATTTCATTTGACAGGTCAGGTCGGGGATATAGCACGAGGGGCAGGCCGGACACACGCCCGGCCCGCCCCTCCAGAATCCCTCTCAGCGCCCGAACAGGTCCGCGTTCAGGAAGGGCGCCATGGCGAGCGTCAGCCCCATCTGCCACACGTCCGCGCGGGACAGCAGCCCGCCCGTCAGGAAGCCGACCGTGCCCGCCTTCTGCTTGATGTTGTGCTGGCCGCTCAGGGCGTCCATGACCGGCCCGAGCTCCTCGCCCGCCCGGAGGCGCGACGCGACCTGCGGCGGGAGGCGCAGTTCGGCGGTGCGGCCCACCTCGCAGCGCGTGCCGTCCGTGACGGCCACCGCGCCGAACAGCCAGCAGCCGGAAGCGTCGAACCGCACGCCGCCCTCCAGCCCCACCCCGTACGTGGCGTCCGGCAGGGCGGCATGCGCTGCGCGCGCGCGGTTCACGGCGCCGGCCAGCGTCTCCTCCTCCCCCACCGGCTGTTCCGGCACGCCGGACGGCACGTTCACGCCCGTCACGCGCGCGCCGGGGTACAGGTCCCCGAACACGGCCTGCACGGGCTTCAGCTTGGCGGGGTTGGTGGAGCCGAGCACGACGGACAGGGCGGGCGTCACGCGGGGTGCAGTCCGGCGAAGCCCAGGCCGGTGCGTTCCTCCCAGCCGCGCGCGATGTTCAGGCTCTGCATGGCGTGCCCGGCCGTGCCTTTCACGAGGTTGTCGATGGCGGACATCAGGACGACGCGGCCCGAGTCGTTGTCCATCTCGAAGCCGATGTCGCAGAAG
This genomic window contains:
- a CDS encoding [LysW]-aminoadipate kinase gives rise to the protein MTQAAPTATHPTIIKVGGSAGIDYDAVCADIAALWKAGQRLVLVHGGSGETNRVAEALGHPPRFVTSPSGYTSRFTDRETLEIFEMVYCGKMNKGIVERLQRLGVNAVGLSGLDGRIFEGRHKDSVRIVENGKTKVLRGDHTGTVERVNTALIDLLLGAGYLPVLTPPASSYDGVAINVDGDRAAAALAVAMHADALLLLSNVPGLLRNYPDESSLITHIPAADVEQYLEFAQDRMKKKVLGAAEAVAGGVKRVIFGDARAGQPVSAALGGAGTVVS
- a CDS encoding phytoene desaturase family protein is translated as MRTRPAAVVVGSGPNGLAAGITLARAGWRVTLHEGAGRVGGALGSEALTLPGFVHDVGSAIHPLGVASPFMRSLPLARFGLEWVQPPAALAHPLEDGAVLMYRSLEETAAGLGADEGAYLRLMRPLVDGWHGLLDDTLRPLLHVPAHPVTLARFGLRALPGVSTLARAAFRTPQARALLAGLAAHSGLPLSVPGTSAFGLMLGVTGHAVGWPFPRGGAQSFADALAGLFTELGGEIRLNAPVTDLRDLPDVDAVLLDTSVPGFVRLAGDALPGAVAAKLARFRPGPGAFKVDYALSGPVPWRDPRTALAGTVHLGGTLEELELAERAPHEGRVAARPYVLVAQQSLFDRTRVPGAGETLWAYVHVPNGFEGDALAELEGQLERFAPGFASRVLARHVSTPAALQGWNPNLRGGDVGGGANTLWQVLARPVLSAVPYRTPLRGVYLCSASTPPGGGVHGMAGFLAARAAMHDRR
- a CDS encoding aminoglycoside phosphotransferase family protein; translated protein: MPELEVGESIGWNHGEAQVYAARWQGRKAVLKRHRELRKHARERYGYAVWAHTGLLPELLQTDAERLELVLERVPAALALGQPQTEAMYRAAGVALRRLHDAAPRGLIFDDGRGDLQNLMDRYLPRAEGVLPDAQIREVARQARELLRGSFPGVVLRHADYTARNWLWDGTRLTVIDTEMARPGPAVLDVAKMINDLSVQENGEALLQAFQHGYGREWTPDEAQFLAAVRSLDALILAVWCHRHDDLDGFEKMRAILLRLVSAC
- a CDS encoding DinB family protein, with protein sequence MTPPPTRPQPGDHSEFHARYVNLVPETDVLAAMQAQAPVTRAALLAFADRPDHAYAPGKWTVRQVLGHMTDTERVFGYRALSFARADTSPLPGFEQDDWMATTDFGTYRLPDLLTEFETVRAGHLSWLTHLPDAAWEGRGVASGQSVTVRSLAFMLLGHERAHLQILQERYR
- a CDS encoding GNAT family N-acetyltransferase — translated: MTRPDPAAGPPSPAAHLRELTGADVARGYAAMHALRGHRPPLATPDAFVRWVGTHPEGYRLVGAFVDGDADAAAVMGVRVMTLLYAGRTLYVDDLSTRPEYRGRGLARALLDWAQAEARALDCEELHLDSGVQRFPAHRLYLKFGFDIGAHHFSKGLT
- a CDS encoding pyridoxamine 5'-phosphate oxidase family protein, with product MSYYDPATRSPTLSRRPGNRRDDAWTAALLSRLQVCRVATRWDDWAFINPTTFVYRPATHDLIFHSNLAGRLRANADRAHDRDEHVCFEASEFGRLLPSNHPLELSIQYRSVIAFGPVTLLDGDDARHALTDLCARMFPQLRPGTDMKPISDDDLARTSVYRLQISEWSGKENWPDAADQTDEWPALSPHLLRPEDPTP
- the yjjX gene encoding inosine/xanthosine triphosphatase produces the protein MTPALSVVLGSTNPAKLKPVQAVFGDLYPGARVTGVNVPSGVPEQPVGEEETLAGAVNRARAAHAALPDATYGVGLEGGVRFDASGCWLFGAVAVTDGTRCEVGRTAELRLPPQVASRLRAGEELGPVMDALSGQHNIKQKAGTVGFLTGGLLSRADVWQMGLTLAMAPFLNADLFGR